The Acinonyx jubatus isolate Ajub_Pintada_27869175 chromosome D1, VMU_Ajub_asm_v1.0, whole genome shotgun sequence genome includes a window with the following:
- the LOC106966105 gene encoding olfactory receptor 51Q1-like, with protein MFRVTNSTQVPFFFILMGIPGFEVSHGWISIPFCCLYTVSIVGNITILAVIRIEPSLQEPMYLFLSILALTDLGLTLTTLPTVMGLLWFNASEISFEACFAQFFFLHGFSFMESSVLLAMSFDRYVAICRPLHYVSILTNRVIRRIGIAIIFRCVLTVLPALFLLKRLPFCGSHHLSHSYCLHQDMICLVCADTTINNWYGFVIALVFTTLDPLLIVVSYALILRSVLRISSQGESFQALNNCLSHILAVLVLYVPLVGLSMTHRFAKHAPPIVHVILANIYLLAPPVMNPIIYSIKTKQICQRIFHLVSHRQLH; from the coding sequence ATGTTTCGGGTTACTAACTCCACTCAAGTCCCCTTCTTCTTCATCCTCATGGGCATCCCTGGCTTTGAGGTTTCCCATGGCTGGATTTCCATCCCCTTCTGTTGTCTCTACACGGTCTCCATTGTGGGCAATATCACCATCCTGGCTGTCATCAGGATAGAGCCCTCCCTACAAGAGCCCATGTACTTGTTCCTCTCTATTTTGGCTCTAACAGACCTGGGGCTTACCCTCACCACTTTGCCTACAGTCATGGGACTCCTCTGGTTTAATGCCTCAGAGATCAGCTTTGAGGCTTGTTTTGCCCAGTTCTTCTTCCTCCATGGATTCTCTTTTATGGAATCTTCTGTGTTGTTGGCCATGTCCTttgaccgctatgtggccatctgccGCCCCCTCCATTATGTCTCCATCCTTACCAACCGGGTCATCAGAAGAATAGGGATAGCCATCATTTTCCGCTGTGTTCTGACTGTTCTTCCTGCATTATTCCTACTGAAACGGCTTCCATTTTGTGGCTCCCACCATCTCTCCCACTCCTACTGCCTTCATCAAGACATGATTTGCCTGGTGTGTGCTGATACCACTATCAATAATTGGTATGGATTTGTTATAGCTCTGGTCTTTACTACATTGGACCCCCTGCTCATTGTGGTCTCCTATGCACTCATTCTGAGAAGTGTCTTGAGAATCAGCTCCCAGGGTGAAAGTTTCCAGGCTCTCAATAACTGTCTGTCCCACATTCTGGCTGTTCTGGTCCTCTATGTGCCCTTGGTGGGACTTTCCATGACTCACCGCTTTGCCAAGCATGCCCCTCCAATTGTACATgtcatcctggccaacatctatCTACTAGCACCTCCTGTGATGAACCCTATTATCTatagtattaaaacaaaacagatctgTCAAAGAATTTTTCACCTCGTTTCTCATAGACAATTGCACTAG
- the LOC106966026 gene encoding olfactory receptor 51M1-like produces the protein MLLSNITQFSPMFYLTGFPGLDTIEHWIFIPFFLMYLVAISGNCFILIVIKTNPRLHRPMYYLLSFLAFTDLGLSVSTLPTTMGIFWFKSHGIYFVACQIQMFCIHSFSFMESSVLLIMSFDRFLAICHPLRYSVIITSQRVIRAGLAVIFRGPVALVPLVLLLKTFPYCGPRVLSHSFCLHQEMIHLACTDTTFNNLYGLAVVVFTMMLDLVLIALSYGVILHTVARLASQEEQLRAFQTCTSHLCAVLIFFVPMVGLSLVHRFGKHVPLAVHLLMANVYLFVPPMLNPIIYSIKTKEIRHVISKLLSLRKVSTKSWS, from the coding sequence ATGCTCTTATCCAACATTACTCAGTTTAGTCCCATGTTCTACCTCACTGGCTTTCCTGGATTGGACACCATCGAACACTGGATTTTCATCCCCTTTTTCCTTATGTACCTTGTGGCCATCTCAGGCAATTGTTTTATTCTGATAGTTATTAAGACCAACCCTCGTCTGCACAGACCCATGTACTATCTACTCTCTTTTCTGGCCTTCACTGACCTGGGACTGTCAGTGTCTACCTTGCCCACCACTATGGGAATCTTTTGGTTCAAATCTCATGGCATCTACTTTGTGGCTTGTCAGATCCAGATGTTCTGTATCCACTCATTTTCCTTCATGGAGTCCTCAGTGCTCCTTATTATGTCCTTTGACCGCTTTTTGGCTATCTGCCACCCCCTTAGGTACTCGGTCATTATCACTAGCCAGCGAGTGATCAGGGCAGGTCTGGCTGTCATCTTCCGGGGACCTGTGGCCCTAGTTCCCCTTGTCCTCCTCCTGAAGACTTTTCCCTACTGTGGGCCTCGAGTCCTTTCCCATTCTTTCTGCCTACACCAGGAAATGATACACTTGGCCTGCACAGATACCACCTTCAACAACCTGTATGGGCTGGCAGTGGTGGTGTTCACTATGATGCTGGACCTGGTGCTCATTGCACTGTCTTATGGGGTCATCCTGCACACCGTGGCAAGACTGGCCTCCCAAGAGGAGCAGCTCCGAGCCTTCCAAACATGTACCTCACACCTCTGTGCTGTACTGATATTCTTTGTGCCTATGGTGGGGCTGTCCCTCGTGCACCGCTTTGGGAAGCACGTCCCACTTGCTGTCCACCTTCTCATGGCCAATGTCTATCTCTTTGTGCCTCCCATGCTTAATCCAATTATATACAGTATTAAGACCAAGGAGATCCGCCATGTCATCAGCAAACTCCTCAGTCTTAGGAAGGTCAGTACTAAGTCTTGGAGCTAA